Within Psychrobacter sp. DAB_AL43B, the genomic segment AAAACTGCCATCTCGACGCGGGCTTAAGTCATGAATCAATCTAGCAACGACTTCTTTACCGGTACCTGAAGCACCAGATAAAAATACCGGGGCTTGTGAGCGAGCCAATTTTAAAATAGTATTTTTTAAAGGATGCATCACGGCTGAATTGCCAATTAGACGATCATCTAACATCTGCTGTTCAGGTGAGCGCTGAGGCGTAGATTTTGCGGTATTGTCTTGCTGGATAACCTTTAGAGCGTTTTCAACCAACTGACGTAAACGTGGTAGCTCAAGGGGTTTATTCACGAAATCAAAAGCCCCCAGTTTTAGCGCTTCAATCGCTAAATCCATACTGCCATGCGCGGTGATAACAGCGATAGGCTTACTAGAGCTGGCACTAATATGTTTGACCAACTCTAACCCTGAGCCATCAGGTAGTTTTAAATCAGTTAAGCAAAAATCATAGTCATTTTCCTGCCAGTATGATTTTGCCTGTGACAAAGTATAGGCGACATCACTTTTGATACCCATCTTAGTCAGCGTAATTTGCATCAATCGGCATAAATCTACTTCATCATCAACGACTAGCGCGGTGGTTGTCATACATTATCTCATTGTGTTCAAGTACTACAAAAGTATTAAAAAATAATCCTATAAAGATTTATAGAGGGTAAATAATAGCGTTTATCGCAGGCATATGGTTTTGGGTGTCAAATATAAATAGTTCTAATCTATCAGTTTTTAACCAAAGGCTTTTTTATTGGGAATGAGCGCTCATTTATTACCACAAGTGCTTAGTCAGCAGTCTCATTATAAATCGCGGGGGCAATCAGACGAAAGCAGGTCTTTTTATAATCAGGAACGTAAAGTAACCGTGCATGATTGGCCTCACAAAATGCTTGGGATAAATACAATCCCAAACCGGTACCGGCCTTATCCGTGGTAAAAAATGGATTAAACAAATGGATTAAATCATCAGCACCAACGCCCATACCTTCATCTAAGACATCAATTATAACATCGTTATCTGCACAATAAATTTCGATTTCCACAAAGGCATGAGGGTGGGCGTAGCTACTGTAACGTAAGCCGTTATTAATCAAGTTAATCAACACCTGCTCTAATTGGTGAGTGTCAAATGAGATAGTAGGCTGCGTATTGATGTGTAAAAAAACATCATGACCGTGAAAGTAATTGTGCAAAAATATCGGCATCCAATCAGCAAGTACAATGCTTTGCTGATTGGCAGTCTGCTGGCGAGACAGTTTTAAAACATCCTCAATAATGCGATTAACGCGTTTGGTTTGCGAAAATATCATTTTATAAAGTTCGTGGTTATTAGCTGTTTCACTATTTAAATGGGCGCTATTTATATGGGCTAGTGTGGTGCCAGCTCGCGTCTCACTTTCGACGACATCTTCTATTAATAATTGGCTTGCTTGGGAAATCGCCGCTAAAGGGTTTCTTATTTCATGGGCGATACTGGCGGTCAGTTGTCCAAGCGAAGCCAGTTTTAACTGTTGAGCGCTGGCTTGCTCGCGGCGTAAATCTTCTAATATGATCAACTTACTGTCATCTTTTAGATGGATAATCTCGACACGTAGCTTGCCGATGACAGAAGCATTGGCGACGGCTGGCAATTCATAAACGAAAGTACGTGATTGTCCTGCAGCTATGGATAAACAGGCGTCAAATAGTTGCAGGTGTTGTTCGTTAAGCTGCAGCTGAAAGTCGGATAACGGCTTACTGTTTTTTGTGCTTAGAGAATTTTTGTGTATATTGCTTGCGTTAATAGCGGTGTCTGTTGTCGTTAGTGATGAATGATTTGGAATACTAAGTAATTGATAGGCAGCAAGGTTTGCTAATACAACGTGTTGGCTATCAATTACGATGACACCATTAGCCATTTGAGTAATCACTTCTTGGTTAATCACGTTCAGTCGTTCGACTTCTTTGACATGGGTAGCGGCTACTTTTTCAAGCTGTACCAAGCGCTGCGAGATTGACCAACTTAAGCCTCCGACTGCCAAAAAGCTGGCTGACATGAGTAAGGCGTTCCCTAAATTTGCCAAACTCATACTATTAGCGATGGCATAAAAAAACTGCTGGTAGATAACAAAGATAATAGCAAGTAAAGTAATAATCAGCGCTTGCGAACCATGTAATAACATGAAGCTTGCGGCCACCACCACCATATACAACATGGTCAGCTGCAAATCAGGCGCGCCAGCGGTATAAAGCAGTAAGCTTAGGATAATGACATCTAGCGCCAGCCCAAAAGCCAACTGTCGGCGCATATGTTTGCCAACGGTATAAAATAATCCCAGCAAGATTAAGCTCAGTAAAACGTAAAAACTGAGCACGGTTTGCTGCAAAAAACTTGGCAATGATGGGCTGCCATCAGCGCGAACCGTAATATACACCATCAGCATAAAAAATAAGCTGACGATAAAGCGATAACTGCTATAAATGAGCCCCAGTTTACGTAGCTGCGGCACAGGCAGGATATCATCTTGCTCTATATAGTCAGTAATAACAGTGATAAGATTCGAGGCAGATTTAACAGGATTCATGGGTTGATAACTAATGTTCTTGATAAAAGAGATTCTTGATAATTAGGGTTGAATGAGGCCATGGCGAATCGCCAAATGAGTCAATTTCACATCACTATCGACATTCACTTTTTCATAAATACGGTAACGATAGGTATTGATGGTTTTTACACTCACAAACAACTGATCGGCGATTTGTTGGGGACTTTGACAGTTGACCACCATCATCGCTACCTGCTTTTCACGGTCGCTTAATAAGTCAAAAGGTGAGTTGGCATTATCAGATAATAGAACATCAGCCAACTGTTCAGCCACATCTTGGCTAAAATAACGCCCACCTTGATAGATTTTTTTGACGGCTCGTATCATCTCATCAAGCGGTGTACCTTTAGTAATATAACCATTGACGCCCGCTTTGATGAGCATCGACGGATAAGGCTGAGCTGACATACTACTGACCGCCAGGATTTTGATGCCCATATCAAGCTGAATCAAGCGTTTGGTTGCTTCAAGACCACCGATATTAGGCATATTAACATCCAGTAATATCACATCAGGACGCAGCTGTTTGGCCAATTTTATCGCCATATCGCCGCTATCTGCTTCGCCGACGACTTCGATATCGGCACTGTCGGCCAACATACGGCTGATACCCATCCGCACCAAATCATGGTCATCTACTACTAATACTCGAATCATCGTTATACTCTTTTTTATCTGTCAGAATAAAGGGTGCACTATTAAACTTAAGCCACCTAAACCAGTCTAAATAATTAGCATAAGTTTATACATTCACAAAAAAACCAATATTAAGCGTTATATTTTAATATTGAATACGTAATTGAGAAGTTTACAGCTTAAATGTAATGCTATATTGCGCTAATGTTAATTAGTATTGCTGTAATATAAAGTAAATGTAGTAAAGTTTGAATGTGGTTAGAAAATCACATCTAATTGATTTAGTAGATTAAACTTAAATGCAAACCATGATACACTAAAAATACAAAAACTCTATGTGAGTATCTACAAACACATCCATAAACGCTACGTACGTTGTTGCCGTTAGTCAGTATGTAACTCATTTACTGACTAACAGCATCGCGGCGGCAGGAGGCATAATGAAGCAACTACCATTAACCAAACAGCAATTAATCGCTGCTATGATTTCATTGAGTTTGGGCAGTGTTGCACAAGCCGCACTTACAATTAATGGTAGCTCTACCTCTGAGTCTAGTGCTCGTATGAGTTGGGGCGGTGCCGACAGCTTGTCCGAAGCGCGTAGTATCATGTCCAAGTCTAGTAATAGCTCTACGATTAAAAAAGTAGATAATGGCAATGGCACGACCAACATTACCAATAGTTTTGGTAGCAGTAATAACAGTTATAATAATACCAATAGCTATAACACCACTTATCGCGGTAGTTTTGGCAGTAGCAACATGATCCCGATCAGCACCGATTCGCGCAGTGTGGCGGTAATCGATGCAGAAACTGGCGAATCTATCTATGAAAAAGATGCGGATATAGCCCGTCCTATGGCCAGTATTACCAAAGTTATGACGGCTATGGTAGTGTTGGATGCGGGTTTAGATATGCGTGAAGAAATCACGCTTGATCCAGAAGATTTTGTCGGTCCTAAGCGTGCTAGCTCAAACCTCAAGTCGGGTGATCGTCTAAATCGTGCTGAGATGCTATTGATGGCATTAATGAAGTCAGAAAATCCAGCAGCAAAAAGCCTTTCTCGCAACTATCCAGGTGGCGATAAGGCCTTTATGCGTGCCATGAATCGCAAAGCTCAAGATTTGGGTATGAGCACGGCGTTCTTCGGTGATGCTACTGGTCTTGATAAGCGTAACGTTGCTTCATCAAATGACTTGGTTAAAATGGTTCGTGCGGCTGGTAACTATGACGTGATTCGTCGTTTTTCGACTACTAAAAGCTATGATTTTTATGTCTCTAACTACTCAAGTGGCAACCGTACTTATAAAGCCAATAACACTAGCAGTCTAGTCCGCGATGGCAGCTATCCTATTGGTATTTCAAAAACAGGCTTTATCAATGAAGCTGGTCGTTGCGTGGTAATGGAAACGCGTGTGAATAACCGCCCAGCGATTATCGTTATTTTGGGTGCCAACAGTTCAGCCACACGTTGGGGCGATGCTAAAAATATTTTGAACAGCTTGGCGACTCGCCGTAGCGTATAAGACTACTCATTTAGCATTGATAAAAAAGGCTGTTATGCGATATAACAGCTTTTTTATTGTGTTGAATTTAAGGACCGTTAAATGATTCAGCCACCAGTTTCTACCGTTTCTCATGCCATACCTAAGTTATATCTACTCACTAATGACGATGAATTTACGATTTTATATCGTAAATTAGAAGCTGCATTAGCAACGGGGCTGATTGCGCTATTACAAATACGTCGCAAGCATATATTGGCATTGCCTGATGGTGAGTCGACTCTATACGCAGAAGCGCTGAAAATAGTGAATTTAGCCAAAGCATACAAGGTAGCGGTCGTTATAAATGATGATATCAGTTTGGCGGCAAAGCTTGGTGTCGGTGTGCATCTAGGGCAGCAGGATGGCGACATTAACGATGCCAAAAGAGATTTAACATCGAATCAGATTATTGGTCGTACCTGTCATGGCGATATAGAGCTGATCAAAGAAGCAAAAAATGATGGGGTAAGTTACGCAGCCATGGGTGCGGTATTTGCTTCGACTACCAAACCTAATGCAAATGTCATCTCACGTCAGCAGCTCATGGAAGGCTGTCAGCAAGGGATCGATATGTGCGTGATAGGAGGGTTAACGGCAGAAAATATTACCAAGCTGGCAGGTTTGCCCATTACTTATGTGGCGGTAGTTGGTGATATCATGGATTTACCCGTGCATCAAATTGCTGCGCGTTGTCAGCAATGGCAGCAGGCGCTTAATACATGGAATGCGCCTACTTTATGAGGATCAGCTTAAAACGAAATCTAGCTTAAAGATAGCGATAATGGGCTATTCTGCATGTTCCATGCATAAGGTAGCATAGGGCAATGCTTGCAAGCGTTGTGCTTCGATTGCCTCGCCGCATACTTCACATTCACCATAATGGCCAGTTTCGATACGGTTTAACGCATTTTCGACGTAAATTAAGCTTTGGCGTGCCTCGACCATTAGATTTTTGCGCATGTCGTTTTGACGATAAGCAATCGCTTGGTCTTCCCAGTGTTCATTTAGGTCGTCTTGAGGGTTTTGGATATGGTCTTCGATTTTATCAATTCGAGTCTCATACTCTTCTTTTAGTTTTAATAACTCTTGTTTGGCCGCTTTGAAGTCGATACTCATTATATTCTCCTAGTAGGTTATTTTTATTGTTGGATTTATTGATTATAAACAGCCTCCCTATCATAAACAGCAGATTCTTTGAGTACCACCACGAAATGTTAATGCTCGCTTTGTTACGTCTAAGTATATTCTTTTCCGGTGAGCAAAATTTATAGCAGGTTCTTTATGAGCGCCAGTTAGAAAGCTGCTAGAATACACCGCCTTAAATTCTTGCTGGGTCAGTGTTATAAAAATAACCAGCAAGATAAATCGACTAAATAAGTTTAATAAAAATTATTCAGTAATATTTAACAAACAGCCACATTGTAGATTAACAATAGATGATGTATAGGAGCAGGTAATGAATTTTTTGCGTATGAGCGAGCTGAGTTTGACCGATAAATTAGTGTTGATTCGTGAAGATCTCAATGTGCCTATTAAAGAAGGTGAAATCACCAGTGACGCTCGCTTACAAGCAAGCTTACCAACGATTAAAATGGCGCTTGAGAAAGGGGCCGCGGTGATTGTTTGCTCACACCTAGGTCGCCCAAAGGAGGGAGCTCCTGAGGCAATATATTCGCTAGCGCCCGTCGCTGACTATTTAAGTGATAAATTGGCAGCGCAACTATCAAAACCAGTGACGCTCAATTGTGATTACCTGACTCAAGGTGTCTCCATCAAAGCGGGCGAAGTCGTACTGCTAGAAAACGTGCGCTTTAATGAAGGTGAAAAGAAAAACGATGCGGCTTTAGCGCAAAAATATGCGGATTTGTGCGATGTGTTTGTGATGGATGCTTTTGGTACTGCCCATCGTGCGCAAGCGTCAACTGAAGGCGTTACCCAAGCTATGCACCAAGCTGGAAAAACTGCCTGTGCTGGACCTTTATTGGCAGCCGAGCTTGATGCATTGAGTTTGGCGCTTGAAACACCAGCGCAGCCGATGCTGGCTATCGTCGGTGGCTCAAAAGTCTCTACCAAACTAGAAGTTTTGCATAGTTTGGCTGAGCTCTGCTCGCAGATTATCGTGGGTGGCGGGATTGCTAATACTTTTTTGGCGGCACAAGGTCATAGCGTTGGTGCCTCATTATACGAAGCAGACTTAGTGGATACGGCTCGTGAAATCATGGGAAAAACCGAGATCTTATTGCCTGAATATGTCGTCGTTGCCAATAAAAACGACATTGATTTTGCCGATTTTACGGGCTCATTACAAAAGGCAACGGCCACTATCAAATCTGTCGATGCAATCGGCGATGATGACATGATATTAGACATTGCTCCAGAAAGCGCAAAACAGTTGGCTGATGCTATTATTAATGCAAAAACTATCTTATGGAATGGTCCTGTAGGTGTTTTTGAAGTCGATGCTTTTGGTCAAGGTACTCAAATAATCGCAAATGCTGTCAAAAATAGCCAAGGTTTCTCAATTGCTGGCGGCGGCGATACGCTTGCTGCGATTGATAAATATCAAGTTGCTGATGGGGTTAGCTATATGTCAACCGGTGGCGGCGCATTCTTAGAGTTTGTAGAAGGTAAAGTATTACCGGCGGTTGCTGCTCTACAAATCAATGACTAATGCCTTAACAATAGTAAGCATATGAGTAACATTAGGCGTACAACTCAGCCTCAACATCTAAGGTAAGCTGTAGCGATAATATTTTGGCTACTACTCTTATCTTACTGTTTTAAGTACGATAAGCATGAATGGTTATTGATTATTGTTAAGTGGTAATTATTTGTTTCTATACTGAAAATTGTTATTGCATGTCTAATTTGCACTCTATAAAATAGCGCAAACCATGTATCTGGCATGCTTTATTTATGAGGGATTTATTATGTTAAAACGTCATTTATTACTTGCTAGCGTTCTTGCTGGTACTTTTGCAATCACTGCATGTAGCCAAGAAACACAAGATAAAACTGCCGCTGCAGCCGACTCTGCTGGTGAAGATGCTGCTGCCAACACGGAAGAAGCCGCTGCTAAAACTGAAGCTGCTGCTGCTGAAGCGGAAGTTGCTGCTCAAGAAGCTGGTGCTAATGCTGCAGACAACGCTGAAACCGCTGGTGCTAATGCTGCAAACGCGCTAGAAAATACTGGTGAAGCCGTTGTGGTAGGCGCAAATGAAGCCGTTGCCAATACTGCTGAAGTGGTTGCCGATGGCGCAACGGCTGTCGCCGATAAAGCCAGTGAAAACGCAGTAGAAGCAGAGCAACAATACTAAGAAAAATAAAGCTAACTCTATTAATATAGAATTAATGGGTAAATCATTAGCTTATTAGTTGCTTTACAAGCCCTAAAAAAATGGAAAAAGCTTTGGTGATTGCCAAGGCTTTTTTTATTGATAAAAATAATCGGCAGCCTTTATAAAAAGTAAGTTATTACTGGTAGCAAACGAGATCGATAGCTTAATTATGCAAACAAGCTAGAAAAACCAAGCAGGCAAACAAATAGTCGGCTAAGCGCTACGAAGCGGCGGTAATTTTTGCTATAATCACGGCGTAATAATGACGAGCAAAAAACAGTGCTTTTTGCTGGCTTATAATGGAATATCTATTACAAAGCTGGGTTGCAGGGCAAGTATTATTGCAGCGTCGTATTGTTAAAAATGATTTCTTAATATCATCTTCAAAATACCATTTTTAAAACATAACCAGAGAGCGTTTTATGGCCTTAATATCGTTACGTCAACTTTTGGATCATGCTGCTGAACACGGCTATGGTGTTCCTGCTTATAATGTCAATAATTTAGAGCAGATGCGTGCCATCATGATAGCGGCTGACGCCTGTGATTCTCCTGTGATCGTACAAGCCAGCGCCGGAGCGCGTAGTTATGCAGGCTCGGCATTTTTGCGTCACTTGATTATTGCTGCTATTGAAGAGTGGCCGCATATTCCAGTCGTGATGCACCAAGATCACGGTATGTCACCTGCTATTTGTCAGCGCTCAATTCAGCTTGGCTTTTCATCAGTGATGATGGACGGCTCGCTTGGTGAAGATGGCAAAACGCCAATGGATTATGATTACAACGCCAGCGTCACGCGTGAAGTGGTCAAAATGGCTCATGCTTGCGGTGTTTCAGTAGAAGGCGAGATTGGTTGCTTGGGCAGTCTTGAGACTGGTATGGCAGGCGAAGAGGATGGTTCTGGCGCAGAA encodes:
- a CDS encoding sensor histidine kinase, translating into MNPVKSASNLITVITDYIEQDDILPVPQLRKLGLIYSSYRFIVSLFFMLMVYITVRADGSPSLPSFLQQTVLSFYVLLSLILLGLFYTVGKHMRRQLAFGLALDVIILSLLLYTAGAPDLQLTMLYMVVVAASFMLLHGSQALIITLLAIIFVIYQQFFYAIANSMSLANLGNALLMSASFLAVGGLSWSISQRLVQLEKVAATHVKEVERLNVINQEVITQMANGVIVIDSQHVVLANLAAYQLLSIPNHSSLTTTDTAINASNIHKNSLSTKNSKPLSDFQLQLNEQHLQLFDACLSIAAGQSRTFVYELPAVANASVIGKLRVEIIHLKDDSKLIILEDLRREQASAQQLKLASLGQLTASIAHEIRNPLAAISQASQLLIEDVVESETRAGTTLAHINSAHLNSETANNHELYKMIFSQTKRVNRIIEDVLKLSRQQTANQQSIVLADWMPIFLHNYFHGHDVFLHINTQPTISFDTHQLEQVLINLINNGLRYSSYAHPHAFVEIEIYCADNDVIIDVLDEGMGVGADDLIHLFNPFFTTDKAGTGLGLYLSQAFCEANHARLLYVPDYKKTCFRLIAPAIYNETAD
- a CDS encoding TraR/DksA family transcriptional regulator, whose translation is MSIDFKAAKQELLKLKEEYETRIDKIEDHIQNPQDDLNEHWEDQAIAYRQNDMRKNLMVEARQSLIYVENALNRIETGHYGECEVCGEAIEAQRLQALPYATLCMEHAE
- a CDS encoding response regulator, translating into MIRVLVVDDHDLVRMGISRMLADSADIEVVGEADSGDMAIKLAKQLRPDVILLDVNMPNIGGLEATKRLIQLDMGIKILAVSSMSAQPYPSMLIKAGVNGYITKGTPLDEMIRAVKKIYQGGRYFSQDVAEQLADVLLSDNANSPFDLLSDREKQVAMMVVNCQSPQQIADQLFVSVKTINTYRYRIYEKVNVDSDVKLTHLAIRHGLIQP
- a CDS encoding serine hydrolase; this encodes MKQLPLTKQQLIAAMISLSLGSVAQAALTINGSSTSESSARMSWGGADSLSEARSIMSKSSNSSTIKKVDNGNGTTNITNSFGSSNNSYNNTNSYNTTYRGSFGSSNMIPISTDSRSVAVIDAETGESIYEKDADIARPMASITKVMTAMVVLDAGLDMREEITLDPEDFVGPKRASSNLKSGDRLNRAEMLLMALMKSENPAAKSLSRNYPGGDKAFMRAMNRKAQDLGMSTAFFGDATGLDKRNVASSNDLVKMVRAAGNYDVIRRFSTTKSYDFYVSNYSSGNRTYKANNTSSLVRDGSYPIGISKTGFINEAGRCVVMETRVNNRPAIIVILGANSSATRWGDAKNILNSLATRRSV
- a CDS encoding thiamine phosphate synthase — encoded protein: MIQPPVSTVSHAIPKLYLLTNDDEFTILYRKLEAALATGLIALLQIRRKHILALPDGESTLYAEALKIVNLAKAYKVAVVINDDISLAAKLGVGVHLGQQDGDINDAKRDLTSNQIIGRTCHGDIELIKEAKNDGVSYAAMGAVFASTTKPNANVISRQQLMEGCQQGIDMCVIGGLTAENITKLAGLPITYVAVVGDIMDLPVHQIAARCQQWQQALNTWNAPTL
- a CDS encoding phosphoglycerate kinase — encoded protein: MNFLRMSELSLTDKLVLIREDLNVPIKEGEITSDARLQASLPTIKMALEKGAAVIVCSHLGRPKEGAPEAIYSLAPVADYLSDKLAAQLSKPVTLNCDYLTQGVSIKAGEVVLLENVRFNEGEKKNDAALAQKYADLCDVFVMDAFGTAHRAQASTEGVTQAMHQAGKTACAGPLLAAELDALSLALETPAQPMLAIVGGSKVSTKLEVLHSLAELCSQIIVGGGIANTFLAAQGHSVGASLYEADLVDTAREIMGKTEILLPEYVVVANKNDIDFADFTGSLQKATATIKSVDAIGDDDMILDIAPESAKQLADAIINAKTILWNGPVGVFEVDAFGQGTQIIANAVKNSQGFSIAGGGDTLAAIDKYQVADGVSYMSTGGGAFLEFVEGKVLPAVAALQIND